The Chitinophaga sp. H8 region ACCTATGCCAATAACGATGATGTAAATGCCTACCAGGTGATCTACAACCTGATGGGAGATATTTACTCAGGTTATCTGGGTACCTCCAATGCATTTGGCAACAACGGGGTAAACAACTCCACCTATGCCATGATACCAGCCTGGTATGGTGCAGCATTTCCCTATGCTTATCAGAACGAGATGGGCCCATGGCACCAGGTTCGGGAGCGTGCCAAAGATGCAAAAGCAGCAACGACCTATGCTGTAGCACAGGTCATAAAAGTAATGGCCATGCATCGGATCAGTGATACATACGGGCCACTGCCTTATCTCAATTTTACCCCCGGCAATTCATCCATCCCCTATAATTCACAACAGGAAATCTACCATTCATTTTTTGCAGAACTGGATAGCGCTATTACCGTACTCAAAACATTCGTTAGTGCTTCTCCGGAAGCAAGGCCATTGGCAAAGTATGATCTTGTTTATAAAGGTGACTTCAGCAAGTGGCTAAAACTGGCTAACTCGCTTAAGCTCCGGCTGGCCCTTCGGGTGGTATATGCTGATCCTGCGCTTGCCAGGAAAGCGGCAGAAGAGGCAGTAGCGTCCGGCGTAATGACGACGAATGATGACAATGCAATACTGAATGTAGATGGTGTCAGTACCATCAACCCACTGAATATGATCTGCTACTCCTATAATGATACCCGCATGGGGGCCACCATGGAATCTTTGCTTAAAGGATACAAAGACCCGCGGATCAGCCTTTTGTTCAATAAAGGAACAGGCCCGCTTTCAGGCGATTATCACGGGATCCGTAACGGCAGCCTTTTTTCCGGACATAGTTACGATCCGTTTTCTACCCTCAACATCACTGCAGCTACTCCCGTTCAATGGATGGTGGCGGCAGAAAGTTATTTCCTGAGAGCAGAAGGAAGCATCTGGGGATGGAATATGGCTGGAACAGCAAAAGAACTATACGAAACAGGTGTCCGAACAGCATTCTCTCAACCGATAGGTGGTACACAAAAGGCTGCCGGGGATGCTTCCGCCTACCTTGAAGACGGTACCAGCACACCGGCTCCTTTTATTGACCCTATGAACGGCGCCAACAATGTACAAACCCAAAATGATGGTTTAAGTACCATCACCATTAAATGGGTGGAGGGCGACCCATTTGAAAAAAAACAGGAAAGGATCCTTACACAAAAATGGCTGGCTATCTATCCCGATGGACAGGAAGCCTGGACTGAATTCCGTAGAACGGGGTATCCCAAAGTGTTTCCTATTCCCGCATCCAATAACAAAAGTAATGGGCTTATCAGTACGGAAAAACAGATCAGACGCAGCCCTTTCCCGCAGAATGAGTACCTGAACAATAGCGCCAATGTGATGAAAGGAGTAGGCCTGCTTGGTGGTCCTGATAACGGTGGTACCCCACTCTGGTGGGATAAAAAATAATATCCGCTTTATGCCCAATCTCTTAATGCTAAATAAAAACTGATGAAAAATATACTGATACCTGTAATGATGATGTCGTTGTTGGTATTGACCTGCCTGTCATGCAAAAAACAAAATGAGGCAACTCCACTTGAAATACAACATCCGAAAGTGCTGACAGAAGAATACCTGGCATCCCTGAGGGCCTATAAAAATTCCGATCACCAGCTGGCATT contains the following coding sequences:
- a CDS encoding RagB/SusD family nutrient uptake outer membrane protein, whose amino-acid sequence is MKQTALYLLLSFLVSLAGTSCTKNYKEFNKDPNNATDEDLTHDNLGLGSFILQMQAKVIPSQTYANNDDVNAYQVIYNLMGDIYSGYLGTSNAFGNNGVNNSTYAMIPAWYGAAFPYAYQNEMGPWHQVRERAKDAKAATTYAVAQVIKVMAMHRISDTYGPLPYLNFTPGNSSIPYNSQQEIYHSFFAELDSAITVLKTFVSASPEARPLAKYDLVYKGDFSKWLKLANSLKLRLALRVVYADPALARKAAEEAVASGVMTTNDDNAILNVDGVSTINPLNMICYSYNDTRMGATMESLLKGYKDPRISLLFNKGTGPLSGDYHGIRNGSLFSGHSYDPFSTLNITAATPVQWMVAAESYFLRAEGSIWGWNMAGTAKELYETGVRTAFSQPIGGTQKAAGDASAYLEDGTSTPAPFIDPMNGANNVQTQNDGLSTITIKWVEGDPFEKKQERILTQKWLAIYPDGQEAWTEFRRTGYPKVFPIPASNNKSNGLISTEKQIRRSPFPQNEYLNNSANVMKGVGLLGGPDNGGTPLWWDKK